The segment AATCAATTAAACTGAATCCAACATACCTCGAAACGCCCAGGCTTGGCAAAGATGATCTCTTATTTATTGTTAACTAGTTTTTGACATGCGCGCGGATGTATGTTCTaagtaattatatgtttttgtttagttGTAAAAACATTTGGTTTCATATGTTATTGAGTTTTGAAATTGGTATatcttgtttattttgtttagaaatcTAAAATATACTGGAAAATGAGAGACCCTAGTCAAAAATATTTCTGGCTCCATCACTGGTTCAAACTAAAAGAGAGAAAGACCATTCTTGGCTATTTTTGATACCAAACTTctctaaaatttttgaaaaaaagcaggaaaatgaaaaaagaaaccCGTCTCGATTATTTTGAGCATCTAATTTGGTTACATGTAACTTAAATTGACAAAACAACAAAATGTATCGGTTTTCATCTGTACTGATCTAAACGGGCATCTTCAATACAAGCTGACCCTCCATAGCACTGCAACAAATAGTACAGCAGATATCATCAACATTGCCAAGTCCCCAAATCTGTACTGGAAATATAATAGTCATTTGTAAACCAGATTCACAAAATCTGTGATTACCTTTTGACATAGTAGTAGCAGAAGTCAGCAAGGATGAAGGTTTGAACGGCCTCGGCTAATAGAGCCATCGGGAACCAGAAGTAACCAGCGCCGATCAGCCATAGGTAATGTCCACGAGTCTCAAAGACCTACATTTGCACACCATTAGTCTCTTGAACTTAATAATCGAGGAAGAATTTTACAACTCAAATTACCTGGATAAGCCAATGAGCACATGCTAAAAATCTAGCGATACCTAGCGCAAACACGTAATGAGCTGTGAAAGGCTCTATGATCTGAAACAATTGttctaaaaatatgttaatactTGTCATTCTACATATATAGTTGGGTTAATCTTCAGGGGTCAGTATGTAAGTGTAGTTAATAAGACTTGGATCCATGTATTAATTAACCAATACGACGAAGACGAATACTCAACAAGTAGACCaaggaaaacataatttatagaTATCTCAAAAGCGACTTACTTGAGCATTCTGCATTAATCGAAGCTGAGGCAGAACAGAGACAGATTCCGAGTAAACGCAAAACGCCCACATGACACGGTTGATGTAAGTATATCTCGAACTCGGGTGGATAATGAAAGCAAGGATAGCAGATGGAACAAGCTAGTAGAGAAAAGCATGTTACGTATAATCATCTCGAGAGACAAGAAACAAACAGACAAATCACattatttatatcaaaaccATATTACCACATAGTAATGGTGGAAATTGTCCAGAGTCTTCACATAAGATGCTTTCAGCTTGAACCGAATCATATAAATGACCCACAAAGTCGAAACCAAAGTGGCGAAATCAAGAACTGTATGGATATCACCTTCCATGTTTATACTGCATATCAGCCTCACAGCAAGAAACACTGCTGTCACTTCTTGAGACTTTAAAGAAAGACCTAAAGCATTACGCCATATAACATTATCATCagccaaaccaaaccaaacacaGTATAAAAAAACACAACGTTCACTTCTGTTAACATTTCACATTCCTTAGGACAAAACAAAGCTGAAGTTATAAGATAATTATATCATGATTATTTTACCCGAGCAAGTCTTTTGACGGGTGAGTTTATAGATGAGGATTATGATTCCGGCGGCATGGATGAGCTCAGAGGCAACAAAGAAGTGGTTGTGATTCTTAACGGTGAATCTAAGAAATACGACGAGGATCAGAGAGAGGATGACCCCTAAAGCTATCTTAACCATTTTCGATTGCTGTCTCAGCCACCCAAATACAACGTTGACGGCGGATACGCCTCTTCTCTTCCCCATTTTTGGTTTGATCGGATAATCaaatctctctctgtctctcttcctttgtgtgtttgtgTATGTTACAGAGCTTTAATGCGACGTTTCTGAAAGTGGATGATACGTTTTGTAGAGTGAGCGGAGACACGACGAGGGCATGCGgcttgtgacgtggctattactTTTTTATGATCTGACTAACGAATAGAAGTATAACACTTGGGAACTGATGATTTTTTTCCTAAGTCTGAAATCaagattgtgatttgggaaatCCTTTAATTAGGAAATTAGTTTATGtctttgaatatttatttcccattttgttagattttattttaaatcttatgAAGCAAAAATCAGAATTTTGGACCAGAAACacaaatgtaatttttaatgaaaaaaaaatttggatacTCCGATCTAACTCAATGCTTAAGTGATAACTGTTGTAAAGTTATTATAGCCATAACTACTTTTATagcattaaatatttttcagtcatattttacatattctatttagtcatttttatttttaaatcttattaatctataaattttcatattcttGATAAAGTCTACTgttatttgtttaattattgtcataaatttattgctattcaaatttttttagatgttaatatttttataaaaaaattattgataactaGATCTATTAAATTCTTAAATAGCTAGCAATATAATTccatatatctatttatataaaagaaggATGTATCTCTCCAGCTGACACGTAGGATTCCACCTAAGAAATTCGAGCTCTGACGTTGTGACACGTGTCCCGTGCGGATGATACTCCGCGTTTCATTTAATCGAAAATCATATTGGGCTTTAGTTTGTTGTGTATTTGTCCAATaattgtggatttttttttacggcaCCCTACTTCCATCTTCGTTTCTCTGAGTGACGGCGATGACGACTATCGATCTTCTTCGTTTCTCCTGTAACGGATCAATTTATGATCTCTACTGATGGCTCTTCAATTCTTCGGTCCGTCGTCTaaccattttaatattttggcaTTCTTATCTCCCTTGATCGGTCGGGTGTCTATTTATATGCCTCCCTGTAATCCCCGTTAGCAAATCTCGCATTTGTTTCGTTTCAGGAGCatcggaagaagaagaaatctcaCTAGATGAGAATCTTCCCTTTTTTGTGTTTCCAGGGTTCAAGAGATTCGTGTATTGAGTGAAAAAAACAAGTAACGTCCTTTGATCTCTTATAAgcatcttttgattttttttttggatttgctTATGAATtcaaaatcttttctttttcccaCAGAGACAAGTTTTGTGCTCtgtatttttggaaatttagtTGATAACCTCATCGCTATCAATGGAGAGGGAGgatccacctcctcctcctctggatcatcatcatcatcccttCAAGCCTCTATGCAAGAATTTAAACTCTTTGAAACTCAATCGGTACCATACTACTTCCACCTTTCACGTTAATCGCTGGGTTAATTTGTAGCTAACATGAATACATGatgatatcatttttttttcttttcagaattTCTATATGATTGGTTGGAGTGGTAATAGAGTGTATAGAGTACTAAAGATAGACCGTTTTGATGCATCTGAGATTACTCTGAAGATTCCACTGCCTATACCAAAAAAGAATGCTACGAGTTGCTTAAACGGATACACGAAGACAACAAGGCCACAGGCAGCCTCAAACTGGTCAGTCTCTGTTATGGCATCACTGGTATTGTGTCAATTATGTTCACTGAAACGCACAGTGTTTTTACTTTTACAGCGTGAtctcacaattttttttttttttgtgctccCCATTTATGCAGTCTCAGGGTTCATTAAGTTTTGGGGACCATACTACATGTGGTCACAGGGTCTATGAAGTGTCGAAGAGTGAGATAATTTCTTTGCGTAATTCTTGCGTGCTTTCCAACATTGCAAATTCAAGAGACGAGAACAGGTGTTTTGTTCTACCTTTTACTATATTATgcccttttttatttatttcaccCTTGGACGTTGCTATGTATGAACTGAAGTCATCTAACGCCACGTTTCTTTATCTGGTGTTTTCCATATGTTGATAAACAGGTACAAGAAGCTCCTGTGTATGGTGGACCTTACAAAGAACTTCTTTTTCAGCTATTATTTCAGTATAATGCGTAGTTCCATGAGAATATATGTGACCATGAGAGTGGTGATATTCTCTATAAGAAAATGTTTGTGTGGTACGTGTTCTTGACTCGGGGAATTCAACATCATCTTTAGAATACCGTCTGGACTGTAGCATTTGTGTATGGTTTCTCTAAGCATGTATGAATCGGATATATATTTTCTGCTCCTCACTgccaaagagaagaaagtttTCCcgaattcctttttttttgtcacagcaGTAGTTTTGTTATTTGAGCACCATTTTCACTGGAATCATTATATTGCTTCCCTATCATGTTTTGTCTTGCACCAAAAGGTCCGCCAGAAAAAGTACTATTGTTTTTAATAACTATATATCAATTTATGTTCTTGGCTTACTCTAATAATAGCTTCGTCATTTTAAACAAATCACAACATCATCGAACGACTAGATACAAAACACCACACCATTAAAAACTATGACAAATAGAATTATCTTATATCATCAATCTAAGTATTATTTCTGGGTCAAAACAGTAAGTAATTGCTAacttaaaattagtttttaaacaAGAAGATAAACATTATTCAAAACACTAAGTGCTAACTTAGATTTAGTTTTTCCTACCAAAAGAAACttagatttagttttttttttttgcgcaaCGAACttagatttagtttttaaacaAGAATATAAACATTATTCGacataataaaatagtttttattataatttcccgcccgtagggcgggccgatcctagtttttaataaacaaaGCTCTCTCTACATCttttacatttaaaaagttCCTAGTTTTTAAAATCAACTAACTTTGTATAAATCCAGTCTCGATAACCCCTTAATTTCAACGGTAAAGAACAAACTATTTAAAGTATTAATATTTTGACTTTGAATATTAATGaatcttatattattatttcttgAAAATTATATCAAATCAAAAGCATATaaacctataaatatattaaaatttaaaaggataatttgaaaatattatatttagaaaattttatttgaaaataaaccTTTTCTTAAACTACTCTTTCTTCCCTTCGTTTTTAGCATCAAAAACTACAtattcttattaaaaaaataccCATCTACTGGGACGTTAGAGTTTGCatggaaaacaaacaaaatcctTGAGACCGAGCACCTTTAGCAAGATGATTAGCTCGGATGCTCAGAATACGtacgtaaaacaaaagaaatgcAACAAACAAACTTAGGACATAGATGAACAAAATTAGAACATAGACCATCAATTTTAGCCATATGACTTGgacattcttcttcttcctcaatgAACGTAGACATCTGATCCAAACTAGTGAGGATTTAACTGCCCACAACAGAGTGCTAAACTCAACAAGTAGGGGTTACAACACTGGATTACTAGCAATTACTCCCATCCTTGTTTTCGATTATGAACCCTCCTCTGTACCGTGCATCGTTGTCCTTCTAGGAAGTATCTGTAACGCCTTGACCACCCACAACTAATGAACCACCTACGTCCGCTTTCTCGGTCCATGGGTCCCATCTAGTTCGAATGATCggttcattaattttttaaggctcgaaatcattgtttactgacctgcaatcaccacatgaccgTCTCCCGttctttggcctcactcgcacaTATCgtgaatcacttcccgataggttaCTCATCCTTACAGTaatccagctcaagcacgcctAATtttggagttctaaacggatgtatgacagaaaaggtaagtcaactttggtgacataggtagtcaaatcaattctcttgAACCTTTCCATATATCACAACTTGGGATGTTAAAATTcacccctctcaaagaacgcaacaaCGTCCTCGTTGCACCCCAAGTATAGTAAACTAAAGTCGGTGGACATGAACTAGTCATAAGCGAATTTGAATATAATTTGGGTTTACGTATAGCACATGTGTTTTGGTTTAAGCATactattttgggtttagatcTAAGATTTAAGATGTgaatttgaataataaaaaaatatttgaggtttaagattttagttagattttataatatatgattagtTTGGGGTTAAATGTACTACATCTTAtttttctgttatatttataaattaattagtagtttaatattaaaattttatggtTCAGACTTTActtttgtatttataattttgtaagtgTTGAGAGTtggagtttagggtatatttagggtttataatttggGGTAAAAAGTTTAGTGCATTAATATTAGGATATTTGTGTTtatagatttgatttttaaatgtTAAGGTTAAATAACCGAAAGTAGAAatgtcttggatttaggaaaatataaagttgagtttatatttaaaggtttatgatttaatgtATAATATAGGGCTTGAGTatgtgtgatatatatatatgactttttttggtatatatgatttaagatttaaaatttgaggtttagatttaatatttgaatatacatttgaaatttgatattagaataaaaatatttgagttttaGGGGTTATAGTTTAGGTTTTGGAACCAAAATATAGTGAGAGGGAAAGTGAATTGAAGGTTTGAgggaaaatcaaaattttccgCTTTTATTATGCATAGCGTTTCAAAAGTGTCAGTGCTATGTATATCAAGTCTCAAAAAGCGTTTGTAAGAAATAAATCTGACCAACCAAACATAGCATTTGCATTTTTACGAACACTGTCTAAAATTAAAGGGTATATCAACTATAGTACAATCGATAATGCTATCCTGCTCTACTATTAGTACTcgatttttcttgtagtgttggTGGCGAACGACACTCCTACAGATCTACTCCCGACAAGTTTTTATCAGTCATGGAAAAATCAACCGTTAAAATCCTCCGTTGAATTGTATCTTAAGCAAATATGAGCCAGAAATGTCTAAGAAACTATACCACATAAGGCAAACCAATTGGTATAAATATACAAGAACAaacttcatatatatttttaacacaatacATCTGAGAAtgatcttattttttaaaatatatttttatcaatttattaaattaaattataattaattatctaatataacagataaatataatattagtaatataaaactattttataattatataataagttaAATATAGAAATTCATTAAgaataatattgatattaaccactctaacttttaaggTGAgattttatagtaaaaatattattttcagataataaCACAGTATATTTAAgaattaacttattttttaaaaactattttgacaatttattatatgaaattataattaattagctaatataacagataaatataatattagtaaaataaaattgttttaactatatatatgaatattcattaagggtaatattgatattaaccactttaacgtgagagctccgttgcaaaaatttacttcgcaaataatagtatagattaaatctgtttataaattggtatttttacaaattaaaatttggTTTACATGGTTTACAATGAGAAATTGGTTTAAATCTAATTACAAAACTAGATCTAAAcctaatcttctagtacgccgCAATACACCAAACGCCATTAGTGTTCTTGTATCCCATTTAAACCAACTCTACACAATGTACGAAGGGCAAAGAGAAGGAACTCAGCCCTAGGTGCATGATTTCTACATTGCAAGCTATAGATATTAAAACAGACTCCATTATTGCCCTCAACTGATCCGAGTCCCGTATATAAGAAGCTCTCGGATGAGTTGTTGAAGAGGCAGAGttttgaagagaagaagattagAGAGAGAAATAAAGAAGGGAGAAACAGAGATTCGAAACAAATGAGGTCttggggagagagagagagaaacaaaaaaatgaatctgGATCCTTGAATAGATTTAATCAATTggaaaattgtcatttaaatcatgaactttcaaatttggttaaaAAAAGTCTGAAATTTCCcttggaccatttaaagcaccaacttaatttgactagccattttaaacatcaatttagtttgactaaaccaaattaagcaCGACGTTAACTCGGGTTACAAAATGATTAAACGGAGTTAAATGCCGTCTCTAATCTTCGTTAAgtccaaaacgacgtcgtttaattttttttcaaaaaatagcaTCTGGGTGGAATTGAACCCATGACTATAGACACACACATGTAAGGCTAAAACCACTAGACCACTTAAATTTTTCTTAGCATGATTGACtagtaatatttattattgtgaAATCTCCAAAACATCTTCTTcaaccctaaatccctaaataattttaataatattaaaacttgaaaataaattattaactattcaaaattttgtgaacataattaaaaatattaaaaattataataattattaacttaattataatatttagtattatttacatgtattattaaaaatactacttataaataactatatgatactaaatgatttttaattataatttttaattaatagaaatactaaatgattttgaattatgatttttaattgtaatttttcataatactaaaatatttttaattaaaaatcacaattaaaaatcattttgttttattagtaattgaaaattataattaaaaatcatctagtaattaaaatgataattaaaaatcatttagtatTACTAgtaatgaaaattaattattattataaatcagacaagttattattaactataatttttaattataatttttaataataaataattaaaaatcattttgtattattattatctaaaagttataattaaaaatcatctagTTATTTATACTCACAAAATTTCGAATAACTGATAAGCTATTTACAaggtttaatatttataaatcattcaGGGATTTAGAGTGGAAGAAGATGATTTGGAGGTTTCATAATAATAAGAGGAAATCGGCCAATTCATACCTCAACAGAGGACcgcggtcccgatcagtacatgAACTCGTACcctgtgctaaaacatacatcaacacgtaaaactttcaaatttcatacatcaacTAACAAAATTCGGTTTTTACATACATTGACCGTTTATCCATTAGTCAAAGAAAATAGAGTCTAAACTATCCGTTAAATATTGATTACCtggatttttttatattttaaataattaataaaaaatctaaaaaaagaagagaagggGATTCGAACCTGGGTCTAGACAACACATCCACTGGCCTTTTAACCACTGTGACAGACGAGATTTATGGATTGTATTCTCCATAGTTTTTATCTATACCTAATAAATATTTCATGCATATATGACAattctatcaaataattatttaaataaacaatgaaaaataaaagtttattctctcaaattttttttgtcgaaatatatatttttaactcaaaatttttattaaaaaaaagatttccagttttttttccaatgttttgaaaatttttaaagataattctcctaaatagattattttcaaatttttgtcacaaaaagaTACTAGGGATGAAAATGACcaaattttttcatttaataggTAAGAAGATccttatatacaaaattattttttatagtttcagattatatgtttttcttttttatttatttttagttatttatatttatatatctaggaTATAAGGATCTTTTTacctattaaaataataattattttatagtttcagattacatgctttttattttttattttttattcttatatcAAAATAGTCTATTTAGGAGAATTgccttttaaaaaatttcaaaacattgaaaaaatggaaatatttatttttataaaaggtttgaatttaaaaatatatatatttcgataacaattatttgagagaataaatttttattttcatttttatttaaataattatttgagagaattgacatatgtgaatgaaatatttattaggTAGAAATAGAATCTATGGAGAATATATAATCAATAAATCTTGTCTGTCACAGTGGTTAAAAGGCCAGTGGATGTGTTGTCTTTGACTAACGGATAAACGGTCAATGTATGTAAAAGCCGAATTTTGTTAgttgatgtatgaaatttgaaatttttacgtgttgatgtatgttttagtaCATGGTACGAATttatgtactgatcgggaccgcgGTCCTCTGTTGAGGTATGAATTAGCCGATTTCCCTAATAATAAGTATTAGTAATCAATCAAGTTGAAAAAGTGCAAGTGGTCTAGTTGTTTGGGCTTTCCAATGATTGTGTCTTTGGTCACAGGTTCGATTCACCTGGAtgcgatttaaaaaaaaaaaataaacaacgTCGTTTTTCGATTTAACGGAGATTAGAGACGGCATTTAACTCTATTTAATCATTCTGTTACCCGAGTTAACGTCgtgtttaatttggtttagccaaactaaattgatgtttaaaaattggtgctttaaatggtccaagGGAAAGTTCAAGCTTTTTTCcaaccaaatttgaaaattcgtgatttaaatgaaaattttcccTTTAATCAATGGTCAACAATTGCAATCCATACCTTCATTTTTTAATCAATAGAAAATTAGAAGTGGTTTGTccaatacaaaaaaaagttaggaattataattttttggtcGACCGGAATGATTATTAATTGTGTTTGATTTATTTAagcttaaatatatattattatttttgaacaCCGACTTTAATATATATGGAAGACAAAAGatactgtttttattttaattcatttacTAGACTTTTGATCCCGCAcatgtatttaattttacattttaatttttattgtacatattgttatatttgtaaacgtAGTTCTAtaaaattaagtaattttttatttttgcattttgatgtatataaaaaaatccaatatttatatatttagagcAATATTATTGATACAAATCTATAAAAGGTTCTCTTTCCcctttttatcaatatttaatgaaattttattatctaattattttttttattttcaaaagcttcaaaccaataataaaatgtCACCTAGAAAAGTGGTACacaaaaatattctaaacatCTCTCTGCACCCATCTCATATAtgtctctctcctctctctctctctctctctctctctctctatatatatatatatatatatatatatatatatatatatatatatatatatatatatatatatatatatatagccttttcattgtttataatttatttttgaaaataccCAATTTCATCATTTCAATGGAAGTCCTCTTAAATCCATGTCAAAGATATATAGCacacaaattttttaaatgaaaaatatgaaaatagacAATTATGAGTCGGTATGCTATTTTTAGATggtatattatttaaaacatttctaagaaaataaaatgattgttAAACTTCTATCAAATTTGgaacatataaaattaagatttaaatcagtaagaaaataaaatgaaaatataactTGATGT is part of the Raphanus sativus cultivar WK10039 chromosome 5, ASM80110v3, whole genome shotgun sequence genome and harbors:
- the LOC108859134 gene encoding uncharacterized protein LOC108859134 — encoded protein: MGKRRGVSAVNVVFGWLRQQSKMVKIALGVILSLILVVFLRFTVKNHNHFFVASELIHAAGIIILIYKLTRQKTCSGLSLKSQEVTAVFLAVRLICSINMEGDIHTVLDFATLVSTLWVIYMIRFKLKASYVKTLDNFHHYYVLVPSAILAFIIHPSSRYTYINRVMWAFCVYSESVSVLPQLRLMQNAQIIEPFTAHYVFALGIARFLACAHWLIQVFETRGHYLWLIGAGYFWFPMALLAEAVQTFILADFCYYYVKSAMEGQLVLKMPV
- the LOC108859901 gene encoding phosphoinositide phosphatase SAC4 codes for the protein MQEFKLFETQSNFYMIGWSGNRVYRVLKIDRFDASEITLKIPLPIPKKNATSCLNGYTKTTRPQAASNWSVSVMASLGSLSFGDHTTCGHRVYEVSKSEIISLRNSCVLSNIANSRDENRYKKLLCMVDLTKNFFFSYYFSIMRSSMRIYVTMRVVIFSIRKCLCGTCS